The DNA region TGGTTTACAGAATGGTGTCTCCAGCGAATTCCAAGGATTTGCCACTAACTCGCTTTATGTATGGACACAACGGACCACCAAACCATACAAAGGCTTACCGAGCGGACGTTGGTTCAATATGAGTAACGAAGACACAAAGGCACTGCGCGAACTTGTTCCAGAAGCAAAGGTCATTGCTCCGCGAAATGAGGTTGGTGGATGGCGTGGTGCGGCAAACGTGGTGCGTGGCATAAACACGGGTTCGTACGGCATTAAAGGCGATTATCCTGAAGCGGTTCAGTTGCAACCATTTGATATCACCCAAGGTCGATTACTCAATCAGATGGATGTTGATCAGAAACGGAAAGTGGCAGTGATCGGTGCCAAAGTGGTGAACGACCTCTATGAGGAAAATGAAGAGGTCATCGGCAGCAACATCCGCATCAATGGTGTTTATTTTACGGTAGTAGGAACAATAAAAACCAAAAAAGCTGGCCGCGAAGCCGAAGATGATGCTCAGAGTATTTTCATTCCATTGAGTTCATTTCAGCAGGCTTTCAACTATGGTAATTGGGTTAGCTATTATGGATTTATGCCCATTGATGGTGTTTCTGTTGCCGATATGGAAGCCAAGATCTTGAAAGTGCTAAAGGAACGTCACCGTGTAGATCCAAGCGATGAATTCGCCTTTGGAACGAACAACAACGAAGAAGACTTTGCAGAATACGCCAATGTGTTTTCTGGC from Flavobacteriales bacterium includes:
- a CDS encoding ABC transporter permease; this translates as MSILDTDRWREVFDTLGANKLRTALTAFGVLWGIFMLIIMLGAGSGLQNGVSSEFQGFATNSLYVWTQRTTKPYKGLPSGRWFNMSNEDTKALRELVPEAKVIAPRNEVGGWRGAANVVRGINTGSYGIKGDYPEAVQLQPFDITQGRLLNQMDVDQKRKVAVIGAKVVNDLYEENEEVIGSNIRINGVYFTVVGTIKTKKAGREAEDDAQSIFIPLSSFQQAFNYGNWVSYYGFMPIDGVSVADMEAKILKVLKERHRVDPSDEFAFGTNNNEEDFAEYANVFSGINFLIWFVGTLTLVAGVIGISNIMLVIVKERTKEIGIRRAIGASPMSIVSQIILEALVLTSLAGYIGIVLGVWAVEFAGPLIEDDSFKNPEIDFQTILIALGVLIISGCFAGFIPAYRALEIKPVEALRTEN